A single Streptomyces mirabilis DNA region contains:
- a CDS encoding isocitrate lyase/PEP mutase family protein, with protein sequence MTPFAALHHADAPLLLPNAWDHASAALLAAQGFAAIGTTSLGVAAAAGLPDGVAATRDLTVRLARQLGGAPYLLSVDAEDGYSQDPAEVAELARELAAAGAVGINLEDGLGPADLHAAKIAAVKAAVPDLFVNARTDTHWLGDGADERETVRRLDAYQQAGADGVFVPGLTDPARVTALLKTLDVPLNILYSPAGPPVSHLADLGVRRISLGSYLYRRALGAALDAMADIRSGRPPRGAAPTYDEVQAFSTQDRTS encoded by the coding sequence ATGACTCCCTTCGCCGCGCTCCACCACGCCGACGCGCCCCTCCTCCTGCCCAACGCCTGGGACCACGCCTCGGCCGCGCTGCTCGCCGCTCAGGGCTTCGCGGCGATCGGTACGACGAGCCTCGGTGTCGCCGCGGCGGCCGGACTGCCGGACGGGGTCGCGGCGACCCGGGACCTGACCGTGCGGCTCGCGCGGCAGCTCGGGGGCGCCCCGTACCTGCTGTCCGTCGATGCCGAGGACGGATACAGCCAAGACCCGGCCGAAGTGGCCGAGTTGGCGCGCGAACTGGCCGCCGCCGGGGCGGTGGGCATCAATCTGGAGGACGGCCTCGGCCCCGCCGACCTGCACGCGGCGAAGATCGCCGCGGTCAAGGCGGCCGTACCGGACCTCTTCGTCAACGCCCGTACCGACACCCACTGGCTCGGCGACGGCGCGGACGAGCGGGAGACCGTCCGTCGTCTCGACGCCTACCAACAGGCGGGTGCCGACGGCGTGTTCGTCCCCGGCCTGACCGACCCGGCCCGCGTCACCGCCCTGCTCAAGACCCTCGACGTACCGCTGAACATCCTCTACTCACCCGCGGGCCCGCCCGTCTCCCACCTCGCCGACCTCGGCGTGCGCAGGATCAGCCTGGGCTCGTACCTCTACCGGCGGGCCCTGGGCGCGGCGCTGGACGCGATGGCGGACATCCGGTCCGGCCGCCCGCCGCGGGGCGCCGCGCCGACGTACGACGAGGTGCAGGCGTTCAGCACGCAGGACCGGACCTCCTGA